The Pseudomonas parafulva genome window below encodes:
- a CDS encoding acetolactate synthase 3 large subunit, which yields MELLSGAEMVVRFLRDEGVKHIYGYPGGALLHVYDALFKEPEVEHILVRHEQAATHMADGYARATGKAGVVLVTSGPGATNAITGIATAYMDSIPMVILSGQVPSTMVGTDAFQETDMIGISRPIVKHSFMIKHPTEIAETLKKAFYLAQSGRPGPVVVDIPKDMTNPAEKFEYVYPKKVKLRSYSPAVRGHSGQIRKAAEMLVAAKRPIIYSGGGVILGGGSAALTDIAKSLNLPVTNTLMGLGGFPGTDRQFLGMLGMHGSYTANQAMHNADVILAVGARFDDRVVNGPAKFCPNAKIIHIDIDPASISKMIKADVPIVGPVDSVLSEMLTILKEIGEKPEKVALDAWWKQIDEWRGDRGLFPYDKGDGSVIKPQQVIETLCEVTQGDAFVTSDVGQHQMFAAQYYRFNKPNRWINSGGLGTMGFGFPAAMGIKLNFPDQDVACVTGEGSIQMNIQELSTCMQYGLPVKIVNLNNGVLGMVRQWQDMAYNGRHSHSYVESLPDFIKLAEAYGHVGIRITRLEDLKPKLEEAFAMKDRLVFIDIAVDRSEHVYPMQIKDGSMRDMWLSKTERT from the coding sequence GTGGAGCTTTTATCTGGCGCTGAGATGGTCGTCCGCTTCTTGCGTGACGAAGGCGTTAAGCACATCTACGGGTACCCTGGCGGTGCTCTCCTGCATGTTTACGATGCCCTGTTCAAGGAACCGGAAGTCGAACACATCCTGGTCCGTCATGAGCAGGCGGCCACCCACATGGCCGACGGCTACGCCCGTGCCACCGGCAAGGCGGGTGTGGTGCTGGTGACCTCCGGTCCCGGGGCGACCAATGCCATTACCGGCATCGCCACCGCCTATATGGACTCGATTCCGATGGTCATCCTGTCGGGCCAGGTGCCGAGCACCATGGTCGGCACCGATGCCTTCCAGGAAACCGACATGATCGGGATCTCGCGGCCGATCGTGAAGCACAGCTTCATGATCAAGCACCCGACCGAGATCGCCGAGACGCTGAAGAAAGCCTTCTATCTGGCTCAATCCGGCCGTCCGGGCCCCGTCGTGGTCGACATTCCGAAGGACATGACCAATCCGGCCGAGAAATTCGAATACGTCTACCCGAAAAAGGTCAAGCTGCGCTCCTACAGCCCAGCCGTACGTGGTCACTCCGGGCAGATCCGCAAGGCGGCCGAGATGCTCGTGGCCGCCAAGCGCCCCATCATCTATTCCGGTGGCGGCGTGATTCTGGGTGGCGGTTCTGCGGCGCTGACCGACATCGCCAAGTCACTGAACCTGCCGGTGACCAATACCCTGATGGGATTGGGCGGCTTCCCGGGCACTGATCGCCAGTTCCTCGGCATGCTCGGCATGCACGGCAGCTACACCGCCAACCAGGCGATGCACAATGCCGATGTCATCCTTGCGGTCGGCGCGCGCTTCGACGACCGTGTGGTCAATGGACCGGCCAAGTTCTGTCCGAATGCCAAGATCATCCACATCGACATCGACCCGGCGTCGATTTCCAAGATGATCAAGGCCGATGTGCCGATCGTCGGCCCAGTCGACAGCGTGCTCAGCGAGATGCTGACGATCCTCAAGGAAATCGGCGAGAAGCCTGAGAAGGTCGCGCTGGATGCCTGGTGGAAGCAGATCGACGAATGGCGCGGTGATCGCGGTCTGTTCCCTTACGACAAGGGTGACGGCAGCGTGATCAAGCCCCAGCAGGTGATCGAGACGCTGTGCGAAGTGACTCAAGGCGATGCCTTCGTCACGTCCGACGTGGGCCAGCACCAGATGTTCGCAGCGCAGTACTACCGTTTCAACAAACCCAACCGCTGGATCAACTCCGGGGGCCTGGGCACCATGGGCTTCGGTTTCCCGGCTGCCATGGGCATCAAGCTCAACTTCCCGGATCAGGACGTGGCCTGCGTTACGGGTGAAGGCAGCATCCAGATGAACATTCAGGAACTGTCCACCTGCATGCAGTACGGCCTGCCGGTGAAGATCGTCAACCTGAACAACGGGGTGTTGGGCATGGTTCGCCAGTGGCAGGACATGGCCTACAACGGCCGTCACTCCCACTCCTACGTCGAGTCGCTGCCTGACTTCATCAAGCTGGCCGAGGCTTATGGCCATGTGGGTATTCGCATCACCCGCCTGGAAGATCTCAAGCCGAAGCTGGAAGAGGCCTTCGCGATGAAGGACCGCCTGGTGTTCATCGACATCGCGGTGGACCGGTCCGAGCACGTCTATCCCATGCAGATCAAGGATGGCTCGATGCGTGACATGTGGCTGAGCAAGACGGAGCGTACCTGA
- the msrQ gene encoding protein-methionine-sulfoxide reductase heme-binding subunit MsrQ produces MRYPWFRLAIFLIGCSFPLWWLYEAAMSLLGPDPGKVMMDRLGLGALIFLLISLCMTPFQKLTGWPGWIVVRRQLGLWAFAYIVLHVLAYLFFILGLDWGQLAIELRKRPYIIVGALGLLGLLVLAVTSNRYSQRRLGARWKKLHRLVYGVLALGLLHYLWIVRSDLEEWAFYAALGVLLLVLRVPVVARGLGRVGRRRINAR; encoded by the coding sequence ATGCGCTATCCCTGGTTTCGCCTGGCGATTTTTCTCATCGGTTGCTCGTTCCCGCTTTGGTGGCTGTATGAAGCGGCCATGAGTCTGTTGGGGCCTGATCCGGGGAAGGTAATGATGGACCGTCTGGGGCTTGGCGCGCTGATTTTCCTACTGATCAGCTTGTGCATGACGCCTTTTCAGAAGCTGACGGGATGGCCTGGCTGGATCGTGGTTCGACGCCAGTTGGGGCTGTGGGCGTTTGCTTACATCGTGCTTCACGTCCTGGCCTACCTGTTCTTCATTCTGGGGCTGGATTGGGGGCAGTTGGCGATCGAGTTGCGTAAGCGGCCTTATATCATTGTGGGGGCGTTGGGCTTGCTTGGGTTGCTGGTGTTGGCTGTCACCTCGAATCGCTACAGTCAGCGGCGACTGGGGGCGCGGTGGAAGAAGTTGCACCGTCTGGTGTATGGCGTGTTGGCCCTTGGGTTGCTGCATTACCTGTGGATTGTCCGCTCGGACCTGGAGGAATGGGCGTTCTATGCGGCCCTTGGGGTGCTTTTGTTGGTGCTGCGAGTTCCGGTAGTGGCTCGGGGTTTGGGGCGGGTAGGTCGCAGGCGGATAAATGCACGGTAA
- the pssA gene encoding CDP-diacylglycerol--serine O-phosphatidyltransferase yields MTERPEEPNKPSDAESLLPVDEHVEEGHDAEGRKVRHRGIYLLPNLFTTANLFAGFYSIINSISAQSALSAGDPREASKYFAFAAIAIFVAMVLDSLDGRVARMTNTQSAFGAEYDSLSDMVAFGVAPALLAFGWALGDMGKVGWMVAFIYVAGAALRLARFNTQVGTADKRYFIGLASPAAAGVVAGTVWAFSDYGIQGSKLSFLVALLVAAAGMLMVSNIKYNSFKELDLKGRVPFVAILAVVLVFAVVFSDPPRILLLIFLGYAISGPVQYLLRTRRRKN; encoded by the coding sequence ATGACCGAACGTCCCGAAGAGCCGAACAAGCCCTCCGACGCCGAAAGCCTGCTACCTGTCGATGAGCATGTCGAAGAAGGTCACGATGCCGAAGGGCGCAAGGTCCGGCACCGCGGTATCTACCTGTTGCCCAACCTGTTCACCACCGCCAACCTGTTCGCCGGTTTCTACTCGATCATCAACTCCATCAGCGCGCAAAGCGCTTTGAGCGCGGGCGATCCGCGCGAGGCGAGCAAGTATTTCGCTTTCGCGGCCATCGCCATCTTCGTTGCCATGGTGCTCGACAGCCTCGATGGCCGCGTGGCACGCATGACCAACACCCAGAGCGCCTTCGGCGCCGAGTATGACTCGCTGTCCGATATGGTCGCCTTTGGTGTGGCGCCCGCCTTGCTGGCCTTCGGCTGGGCACTGGGTGACATGGGCAAGGTCGGCTGGATGGTTGCCTTCATCTATGTGGCGGGTGCCGCACTGCGTCTGGCCCGTTTCAATACTCAGGTTGGCACGGCCGACAAGCGCTACTTCATCGGCCTGGCCAGTCCGGCAGCGGCAGGTGTAGTGGCCGGTACTGTCTGGGCCTTCAGCGATTACGGCATCCAGGGTTCGAAATTATCCTTCCTGGTCGCGCTGCTGGTTGCGGCCGCCGGCATGCTGATGGTCAGCAACATCAAGTACAACAGCTTCAAGGAACTCGACCTGAAAGGCCGTGTGCCGTTCGTTGCCATCCTGGCCGTGGTATTGGTGTTCGCCGTGGTATTCAGTGATCCGCCACGCATCCTGCTGCTGATCTTCCTCGGTTATGCGATCTCCGGCCCCGTGCAGTACTTGCTGCGCACCCGTCGGCGCAAGAACTGA
- the msrP gene encoding protein-methionine-sulfoxide reductase catalytic subunit MsrP, which translates to MLIKLPRSSDCHESEVTPESLYVSRRSLLGGSMAGLALSALPRLGQAAQVSRYADVDDGAAPAWLKDKLEHARWQAVTVKDEAITPFKDATHYNNFYEFGPDKGDPAANAGSLKTEPWSLVVDGEVGKPGRYALEDFVKPLKLEERIYRLRCVEAWSMVIPWLGFPLADVLKQVEPTAKARYVRFETLQDPRSMPGQRSGFALIDWPYVEGLRLDEAMNPLAILAVGMYGRELANQNGAPLRLVVPWKYGFKSIKSIVRMSLVSDQPHTTWQGLAPSEYGFYANVNPQVDHPRWSQARERRLPSGLFSPNVRATQMFNGYEEEVASLYSGLDLRKNY; encoded by the coding sequence ATGCTCATCAAGCTGCCTAGATCGTCCGATTGCCACGAATCGGAGGTCACCCCTGAAAGCCTCTACGTCTCACGCCGCTCCCTGTTAGGGGGCTCGATGGCCGGTTTGGCGTTGTCGGCCTTGCCGCGGCTCGGCCAGGCTGCACAGGTCTCGCGTTATGCCGATGTCGATGATGGCGCCGCGCCCGCATGGCTTAAGGACAAGCTTGAGCATGCACGCTGGCAGGCAGTGACGGTCAAGGACGAAGCCATCACGCCTTTCAAGGACGCTACCCACTACAACAATTTCTATGAGTTCGGGCCTGACAAAGGGGATCCTGCTGCCAATGCAGGCAGTCTGAAAACCGAGCCCTGGAGCCTGGTCGTCGATGGTGAGGTCGGTAAGCCGGGGCGCTATGCGCTGGAAGACTTCGTCAAGCCGCTGAAGTTGGAGGAACGTATCTATCGGCTGCGTTGCGTCGAGGCCTGGTCGATGGTGATCCCTTGGCTGGGGTTTCCGTTGGCCGATGTGCTCAAGCAGGTCGAGCCCACTGCCAAGGCTCGCTACGTCCGCTTCGAAACGCTGCAGGATCCCCGGAGCATGCCAGGGCAACGTTCCGGCTTCGCCTTGATCGACTGGCCTTACGTGGAAGGGCTGCGTCTGGATGAGGCGATGAATCCGCTGGCGATATTGGCGGTGGGCATGTACGGGCGCGAGCTGGCTAACCAGAATGGGGCTCCGCTGCGCTTGGTGGTGCCGTGGAAGTATGGCTTCAAGAGCATCAAGTCGATCGTGCGGATGAGCTTGGTGAGTGATCAGCCCCACACGACTTGGCAGGGCTTGGCGCCCAGTGAGTACGGCTTCTATGCCAACGTCAATCCGCAGGTCGATCATCCGCGTTGGAGCCAGGCGCGTGAGCGGCGTCTGCCCAGTGGTCTTTTCAGCCCTAACGTGCGTGCCACCCAGATGTTCAATGGTTATGAAGAAGAAGTCGCATCACTCTATAGCGGCCTCGATCTGAGGAAAAACTATTGA
- the ilvC gene encoding ketol-acid reductoisomerase — protein MKVFYDKDCDLSIIQGKKVAIIGYGSQGHAQACNLKDSGVDVTVGLRKGSATVAKAEAHGLKVADVASAVAAADLVMILTPDEFQGTLYKTEIEPNIKKGATLAFSHGFAIHYNQVVPRADLDVIMIAPKAPGHTVRSEFVKGGGIPDLIAVYQDASGNAKNVALSYAAGVGGGRTGIIETTFKDETETDLFGEQAVLCGGTVELVKAGFETLVEAGYAPEMAYFECLHELKLIVDLMYEGGIANMNYSISNNAEYGEYVTGPEVINEESRKAMRNALKRIQDGEYAKMFISEGATNYPSMTAKRRNNAAHGIEVIGEQLRSMMPWIAANKIVDKTKN, from the coding sequence ATGAAAGTGTTCTACGACAAAGACTGCGACCTCTCCATCATCCAGGGCAAGAAAGTCGCCATCATCGGTTACGGCTCCCAAGGTCACGCCCAGGCGTGCAACCTGAAGGACTCCGGTGTAGACGTCACCGTCGGTCTGCGTAAAGGTTCGGCCACCGTCGCCAAGGCAGAAGCCCACGGCCTGAAAGTGGCCGACGTGGCCTCGGCCGTCGCCGCTGCCGACCTGGTCATGATCCTGACCCCGGACGAATTCCAGGGCACCCTGTACAAAACCGAGATCGAGCCGAACATCAAGAAAGGCGCTACCCTGGCCTTCTCCCACGGCTTCGCCATCCACTACAACCAGGTCGTTCCGCGTGCCGACCTCGACGTGATCATGATCGCGCCGAAGGCGCCGGGTCACACCGTTCGCTCCGAGTTCGTCAAAGGCGGCGGTATTCCAGACCTGATCGCTGTTTACCAGGACGCCTCTGGCAACGCCAAGAACGTCGCGCTGTCCTACGCCGCTGGTGTCGGTGGCGGCCGTACCGGCATCATCGAAACCACCTTCAAGGACGAGACCGAAACCGACCTGTTCGGCGAGCAGGCCGTTCTGTGCGGCGGCACCGTTGAGCTGGTCAAGGCCGGTTTCGAGACGTTGGTCGAAGCCGGTTATGCGCCGGAAATGGCCTACTTCGAGTGCTTGCACGAGCTGAAGCTGATCGTCGACCTCATGTACGAAGGCGGCATCGCCAACATGAACTACTCGATCTCCAACAACGCCGAGTACGGTGAGTACGTCACCGGCCCTGAAGTCATCAACGAAGAATCCCGCAAGGCCATGCGCAATGCCCTCAAGCGCATCCAGGACGGCGAGTACGCGAAGATGTTCATCAGCGAAGGTGCTACCAACTATCCGTCGATGACCGCCAAGCGTCGCAACAACGCAGCCCACGGTATCGAAGTGATCGGCGAGCAACTGCGTTCGATGATGCCTTGGATCGCGGCCAACAAGATCGTCGACAAGACCAAGAACTGA
- the ilvN gene encoding acetolactate synthase small subunit — MRHIISLLLENEPGALSRVVGLFSQRNYNIESLTVAPTEDPTLSRLTLTTVGHDEVIEQITKNLNKLVEVVKLVDLSESAHIERELMLVKVKATGAQRAEIKRTTDIFRGQIVDVTASVYTVQLSGTSDKLDSFIQAIGTASILETVRSGVTGIARGDKVLSI, encoded by the coding sequence ATGCGGCACATCATTTCCCTGCTGCTGGAAAACGAACCCGGTGCCTTGTCGCGCGTGGTTGGTCTGTTCTCCCAGCGCAACTACAACATCGAAAGCCTGACCGTGGCACCGACCGAGGACCCGACGTTGTCGCGCCTCACCTTGACCACCGTGGGCCACGACGAAGTGATCGAGCAGATCACCAAGAACCTGAACAAGCTGGTGGAAGTGGTCAAGCTGGTCGACCTCTCGGAGAGCGCCCACATCGAGCGCGAACTGATGTTGGTCAAGGTCAAGGCCACTGGCGCTCAGCGTGCCGAGATCAAGCGCACCACGGACATTTTCCGTGGCCAGATCGTGGACGTCACCGCCAGCGTGTATACCGTGCAACTGAGCGGAACCAGCGACAAGCTGGACAGCTTCATTCAGGCGATCGGCACCGCATCGATTCTCGAAACCGTGCGCAGTGGCGTCACCGGCATTGCCCGTGGCGACAAAGTCCTCAGCATCTAA